Proteins from a genomic interval of Elusimicrobiota bacterium:
- a CDS encoding DUF2341 domain-containing protein — protein MKKLWLVLLYIVYYCFFGLALYAGQLKLTIDHTNVDTSLSNFPILVHLGSASGINSANTTTVFTELVSDVNRKKISVTTESGVELYVEIEKWDTANKQAWLWVKVPSISNTEDTILYLNYDKNRTDNTASVGDTGSVAAKAVWDSRFQTVLHFAEQGSGSTGEYKDSTMKLNGTANTKYYNSNDYGPITYGPPTMVTNSGLIGNAQFFDGVNDLISVPDADGLSWNPTKAITVSWWFVPTVLTWTKDSQSSEHYINMMGKADYGDYPTGDMIGWEWEFGLGSKYSGSEKNQEITHYVHHPAGGGGAGAGNYPDGGVHYGYIEDGSISGPAYNVGDKILVVGRMDATNIWVDTYYHNGYHLQDGSANFGNSSDCTPDTDCTPANTASNFNIGTMPTQGQMFEGIMDEVRVSNVFRSDAWLKSSYYSESDKLLTYTVTSTPSDTTQPLAITTLSTGIATSNSVVLSWTSVGDDGNIGTATTYDIRYATFSITTNNWNSVTQCNTEPTPLVAGNNQTYTVNGLNANTQYYFAMKAADEAPNWSGISNVISKATTSIRIMPLGDSITHQAYSYRVLLWTKLHDAGWDFDFVGSTQVAGDQCVDINQEGWGGYRIDTSSKYLDSWITKNPSDIVLLHLGTNDINQNYLLLDTTNRLSTLIDKITTRLPDAKVYVASIIPCKDNPATTTRNEAAQTVAYNNGIPGVISAKQSQGKKVYFVDIYNEAHISTTTDFASYELLHPNSLGADKMANVWYNHLTGITPNNPPIASDQSVNIFKDTTKQITLTATDADNNSLIYSTVTTPGHGTLSGTVPNVTYTPASGYTGADSFTFKVNDGESDSNVATISIIVSELPTQQAYPAGVAWVVGTGTTTIQSEDYDMLTTGIGEGEAYHDTTTGNSGGGVYRTTENVDVQVCTDTVVGYNIGWTKPGEWLEYSINVNQGGEYKIILRGANGLTTNGGPIHLEFGTHKESAYIKTSSVSIPPTGSYGTWADVTLSTGITLTAGNQIMKLVMETSAAAGCGNFNYIKLIKVTADTPNTVETPTISPGAGTYADSITITLGCATSGAEIRYTTNGTDPTSSSTLYSSSFTLTTSATVRVRAFKDTMTDSSVNSVAYVITIVSSQQSYGNSGNPWQIGTETTTIQIENYDTVTSGSASGETYNDTTTGNSGGAYRTTENVDIGVCTDTDGGYYIGWTAPNEWLEYSVNVNQGGEYKIILRAANGLSSASPVHLEFGTHKEAPYIKTSSVTIPSTGGWDKWANIEVSSNVSLTQGNQIMKLVMETGSVSGNGNFNHIKLVKLTADTTPPTISVVTPTNITDTGAVITWTTNEPSNSKVEYGLTASYGSVTPATDTAGIYNHNVTLSGLAENTVYHYRMVSVDMNSNTTTTGDYIFTTIAKDSNPPVISNVRASVTQNNAVITWTTDENSDSQVAYGTSTALGSIATLDSTLIRLHSVSISGLQKAKTYYYKVYSRDAVGNIAESTQYSFKTSNIKYRIYTYYYDDLKTNADLKFKVQVYNDDNNVATDYAGTVTLKTINSKSSLLDKVDATLIESDSGEKEISVPLRSNIDMVELSGDTTAPILINFSDMYIAKFVGYQGGSIRGANGLKILIPTGVLPANKFLAAIKTSASPAVRNTMKYVNTINPICYDFGELTFNNNAPVLQNQLFTRAVNITLPYAKTDIGTLNEDGLRIYYWTGTDWELVEGVQIIDKINKTLTATVKHFSTYRILGSYISADMSNIKIYPNPYNPDTAVQGKLKIINLPINSVMKLYSVSGRLARELKEVDFGNLGWLEWDGKNDDGDKVGRGMYIYQIEDGAGNKKTGKIGLVK, from the coding sequence ATGAAAAAGTTATGGTTAGTATTACTATACATAGTATATTATTGTTTTTTTGGTTTAGCATTATATGCGGGTCAGCTCAAACTTACGATTGATCATACAAATGTAGATACGTCCCTATCTAATTTTCCTATCTTGGTACATCTTGGAAGTGCTTCTGGAATCAACTCAGCTAATACTACTACAGTATTCACTGAACTCGTGAGTGATGTTAACAGAAAGAAGATTTCTGTAACAACTGAAAGTGGAGTAGAACTCTATGTTGAAATAGAAAAATGGGATACAGCCAACAAGCAGGCATGGCTATGGGTCAAGGTTCCAAGCATATCCAATACCGAGGATACCATTTTATATCTTAATTACGATAAGAACAGAACCGATAATACAGCGTCTGTTGGAGATACAGGTTCAGTCGCTGCAAAAGCCGTATGGGATTCTAGATTTCAAACCGTATTACATTTTGCAGAACAAGGTTCGGGTAGTACTGGAGAATATAAAGATTCTACAATGAAATTAAATGGAACAGCAAATACTAAATACTATAATTCTAATGATTATGGTCCAATAACATATGGGCCCCCAACGATGGTCACGAATAGTGGATTAATCGGGAATGCTCAATTTTTTGATGGTGTTAATGATTTAATTAGTGTTCCAGACGCTGATGGTTTGTCATGGAACCCGACAAAGGCAATAACGGTTTCATGGTGGTTTGTTCCAACGGTACTTACATGGACAAAAGATAGTCAATCCAGCGAACATTATATAAATATGATGGGGAAAGCAGATTATGGTGATTACCCCACGGGTGATATGATTGGCTGGGAATGGGAGTTTGGACTAGGTAGTAAATATTCCGGTTCAGAAAAAAATCAGGAGATAACACATTATGTCCATCATCCTGCAGGAGGAGGAGGTGCGGGAGCCGGTAATTATCCAGATGGCGGTGTTCATTATGGGTATATAGAAGATGGGTCAATTAGTGGGCCGGCGTATAATGTAGGAGATAAAATCCTAGTCGTTGGAAGAATGGATGCCACTAATATATGGGTGGATACCTATTATCATAATGGCTATCATTTACAAGACGGCTCAGCTAACTTTGGAAATTCATCAGATTGTACTCCCGACACAGATTGTACCCCTGCAAACACAGCATCAAATTTTAATATCGGAACAATGCCAACGCAAGGACAAATGTTTGAAGGAATAATGGATGAAGTTCGCGTTTCAAATGTATTTCGGTCAGATGCATGGTTGAAAAGTAGTTACTATTCAGAAAGCGATAAATTATTAACATATACCGTAACTTCTACGCCATCCGACACAACACAACCATTAGCGATAACTACATTGTCGACAGGTATTGCAACCAGTAACAGTGTAGTATTAAGTTGGACATCAGTGGGAGATGATGGAAATATTGGAACAGCAACAACGTATGATATCCGGTATGCGACATTTAGCATAACAACTAACAATTGGAATAGCGTAACACAATGCAATACTGAACCGACCCCATTAGTAGCCGGAAATAATCAAACTTACACTGTAAATGGATTAAATGCAAACACACAATATTATTTTGCAATGAAAGCAGCAGATGAAGCACCTAACTGGTCAGGAATATCTAATGTAATAAGTAAAGCAACAACTTCTATAAGAATAATGCCACTTGGAGATTCAATAACACATCAGGCATATAGTTATCGAGTTCTTTTATGGACAAAACTACATGATGCCGGCTGGGATTTCGATTTTGTCGGTAGCACCCAGGTTGCCGGCGATCAGTGCGTCGATATAAATCAGGAAGGGTGGGGTGGATACAGAATTGATACCAGTTCTAAATATCTTGATTCATGGATAACAAAGAATCCGTCCGATATTGTTTTATTGCATCTTGGAACTAATGATATCAACCAAAATTATCTGCTACTTGATACAACAAATAGGCTTAGCACTCTTATCGACAAAATAACAACAAGATTACCCGATGCAAAAGTCTACGTGGCATCAATTATTCCATGCAAGGATAATCCGGCAACCACCACACGTAATGAGGCTGCACAAACGGTTGCATATAACAACGGAATTCCCGGTGTTATATCAGCGAAACAAAGTCAGGGCAAAAAAGTTTATTTTGTAGATATCTATAACGAAGCCCATATTAGCACGACCACTGATTTTGCTTCTTACGAACTTCTCCATCCCAATTCTTTAGGCGCCGATAAAATGGCTAACGTCTGGTATAATCATCTTACAGGCATTACACCAAATAATCCGCCAATAGCGAGTGACCAAAGTGTTAATATATTCAAAGACACAACTAAACAAATAACATTGACTGCGACCGATGCAGATAATAATTCTTTGATATATAGCACAGTCACCACGCCTGGTCATGGAACGTTGTCCGGTACAGTACCGAACGTAACTTATACACCAGCCAGTGGATACACTGGAGCAGATAGTTTTACTTTTAAAGTAAATGATGGTGAGTCTGACAGTAATGTAGCAACAATATCTATAATAGTAAGTGAACTCCCAACACAGCAGGCGTATCCTGCAGGAGTAGCATGGGTGGTAGGAACAGGGACAACAACAATACAGTCAGAAGATTACGATATGCTAACAACTGGTATAGGTGAGGGTGAGGCATATCATGATACAACAACCGGCAATAGTGGTGGTGGAGTATACAGAACAACAGAGAATGTAGATGTACAGGTATGCACAGATACTGTTGTTGGGTACAATATAGGTTGGACAAAACCTGGTGAGTGGTTGGAATATAGTATAAATGTAAATCAAGGTGGCGAATACAAAATAATACTGAGGGGAGCCAATGGACTAACAACTAATGGTGGTCCTATACACCTTGAATTTGGCACTCACAAGGAATCAGCATATATTAAAACATCATCAGTAAGCATCCCGCCAACAGGTAGTTATGGTACATGGGCAGATGTAACACTATCAACAGGAATAACACTTACTGCAGGCAACCAGATAATGAAGTTAGTTATGGAAACTAGTGCAGCAGCCGGCTGTGGTAATTTTAACTACATTAAATTAATAAAAGTAACTGCAGACACACCAAATACAGTAGAAACACCTACAATAAGCCCCGGTGCAGGAACATATGCAGATTCTATCACAATAACCTTAGGTTGTGCAACCAGCGGGGCAGAGATAAGATATACTACAAATGGAACAGACCCGACATCATCGTCAACATTATATTCTTCATCGTTTACGCTAACGACAAGTGCAACGGTTCGAGTACGTGCATTCAAAGACACTATGACCGACAGTTCTGTAAACAGCGTGGCATATGTGATAACAATTGTCTCATCGCAGCAGTCATATGGTAACTCTGGAAATCCATGGCAGATAGGAACTGAAACAACAACTATACAGATAGAGAATTATGATACAGTAACAAGCGGTTCTGCATCCGGTGAGACATACAATGATACAACAACAGGCAATAGTGGTGGTGCATACAGGACAACCGAGAATGTAGATATTGGTGTATGTACTGATACTGATGGTGGATATTATATTGGATGGACTGCTCCAAATGAATGGTTGGAATACAGTGTAAATGTGAATCAAGGTGGCGAATACAAAATAATACTAAGAGCAGCCAATGGATTGTCAAGTGCAAGTCCGGTACATCTTGAATTCGGTACGCACAAGGAAGCACCATATATTAAAACATCATCAGTAACCATACCGTCAACAGGTGGATGGGATAAATGGGCAAATATAGAAGTCTCATCCAATGTGTCACTTACGCAAGGCAATCAGATAATGAAGTTAGTCATGGAAACCGGTAGCGTATCCGGTAACGGCAATTTTAACCACATTAAATTAGTAAAACTAACTGCTGATACAACACCACCAACAATAAGTGTAGTAACACCAACGAACATAACAGACACTGGAGCAGTGATAACATGGACAACAAATGAACCTTCGAACAGTAAGGTAGAGTATGGATTAACTGCAAGTTATGGAAGTGTAACTCCGGCAACAGATACCGCCGGTATATACAACCACAACGTTACACTAAGTGGTCTTGCTGAGAATACAGTCTATCATTACAGAATGGTATCCGTAGATATGAATAGCAACACAACAACGACCGGTGATTATATTTTTACAACAATTGCAAAAGATTCCAATCCACCTGTAATAAGTAATGTCCGGGCAAGTGTAACACAAAACAATGCAGTAATAACATGGACAACCGATGAGAACTCCGATTCTCAGGTGGCATATGGAACTTCAACGGCACTTGGGTCTATAGCAACTTTAGATTCTACACTAATAAGGTTGCATAGTGTTTCTATTAGCGGATTACAGAAAGCTAAAACCTATTATTACAAGGTCTACAGTCGTGATGCAGTTGGTAACATTGCAGAGTCAACACAATATAGTTTCAAGACATCTAATATTAAATACAGAATATACACATATTACTATGATGATTTAAAAACTAATGCGGATTTGAAATTTAAAGTGCAAGTATATAATGATGATAATAACGTAGCAACAGATTATGCAGGAACAGTAACTCTTAAAACCATAAACAGCAAAAGTAGTTTACTGGATAAAGTTGATGCAACTTTAATTGAGTCAGATTCGGGGGAAAAAGAGATTTCGGTCCCGCTTCGCAGTAATATAGATATGGTAGAACTAAGTGGCGATACAACAGCACCGATACTGATAAATTTCAGTGATATGTATATAGCAAAGTTTGTAGGTTACCAGGGTGGTTCAATACGAGGTGCTAACGGGTTAAAGATACTTATACCCACAGGAGTTCTGCCCGCAAACAAGTTTCTTGCCGCTATTAAGACAAGTGCATCACCGGCAGTCCGGAATACAATGAAATATGTTAACACTATTAATCCGATATGTTATGATTTTGGTGAGTTAACATTCAACAATAATGCACCGGTCCTGCAAAATCAGTTATTCACAAGAGCAGTAAACATAACATTACCTTATGCAAAAACTGATATTGGGACATTAAACGAAGATGGACTTAGAATCTATTACTGGACCGGAACAGATTGGGAATTAGTAGAAGGTGTGCAGATAATAGATAAAATAAACAAAACGTTAACTGCAACAGTCAAACATTTCTCAACATACCGTATATTGGGTAGTTATATTTCTGCTGATATGAGCAATATAAAAATTTACCCTAACCCATATAACCCGGATACAGCAGTTCAAGGTAAATTGAAGATAATCAATTTACCAATTAACAGCGTTATGAAGTTGTATAGTGTATCTGGAAGGTTAGCCAGGGAATTGAAAGAGGTCGATTTTGGTAATCTTGGCTGGCTCGAGTGGGATGGCAAGAATGACGATGGCGACAAAGTAGGCAGAGGAATGTATATTTACCAAATAGAAGATGGTGCCGGTAACAAGAAAACAGGAAAAATAGGACTAGTAAAATAG
- a CDS encoding LptE family protein: protein MRKSGMLEVKSGKQGLKWKKNVYFLFLISYFFILLGCSSPYKPAPQSLPQNIKKVTIETFKNSTVFFGIEDKLTTAVTNEFMRDGRLALSNLTEADGILRGEITRYIMEPLTYDENHVVKEYKLRILLNISLIDKTKNEIVWQENNIEGNYRFFISPNIGGITEEEAREIIWEKLSRDIIKRTIKGFGSVTGISDKKVPPPAE, encoded by the coding sequence ATGAGAAAAAGTGGGATGTTGGAAGTGAAAAGTGGGAAGCAGGGACTGAAATGGAAAAAGAATGTTTATTTCTTATTTCTTATTTCTTATTTCTTTATTCTTTTGGGTTGTTCTTCGCCGTATAAACCTGCACCGCAGAGTTTACCCCAAAATATAAAGAAAGTAACAATTGAGACATTCAAGAATTCAACTGTTTTTTTTGGTATCGAAGATAAATTAACAACGGCAGTTACAAATGAGTTCATGCGTGACGGACGCCTTGCTTTATCAAACCTAACAGAAGCCGATGGAATTCTACGCGGTGAAATTACAAGATATATTATGGAACCATTGACATATGATGAGAATCACGTTGTTAAGGAATATAAACTTAGAATATTGCTCAATATTTCTTTAATTGACAAAACGAAAAATGAAATAGTATGGCAGGAAAATAATATTGAAGGTAACTACAGGTTTTTTATATCACCGAATATCGGAGGAATAACAGAAGAAGAAGCAAGAGAAATAATATGGGAAAAATTATCCAGAGATATCATAAAAAGGACAATAAAAGGTTTCGGTTCAGTGACTGGTATTAGTGATAAAAAAGTCCCTCCACCAGCAGAATAA
- a CDS encoding LamG domain-containing protein, with protein sequence MKRFNLLLVSALFLSSICITEGWSVPRKIPKKKTITQSTKKSAVVSADGLVGYWKFDEGAENIANDSSANGNKGTIIGCKWVKGKVNSALLFDRASKNYVNCGPCANLNITNAFTISAWVNPASFSNVSAIVGKRRMGGYLYGYFLSLTTDKATGGQIVCTVSDGTINGNSTSASKVVANTWQMVTVTFLAGKIDTYYNGALLGSKTVTTTTILSGTENLGIGASSATNPPYFFDGMIDEVKIYNKALTAEEIKAEYDAVAGK encoded by the coding sequence ATGAAAAGATTTAATTTGTTATTAGTGTCAGCATTGTTTTTATCAAGTATTTGTATCACTGAAGGTTGGAGCGTACCAAGGAAAATTCCCAAGAAAAAAACAATTACACAATCTACTAAAAAAAGCGCAGTTGTTTCGGCTGATGGACTTGTTGGATACTGGAAATTTGACGAAGGAGCTGAAAACATTGCAAATGATTCTTCTGCTAACGGAAATAAGGGAACGATTATAGGATGTAAATGGGTAAAAGGAAAGGTAAACTCCGCTTTATTATTCGACAGGGCGAGTAAGAATTATGTAAACTGCGGTCCTTGTGCAAATTTGAATATAACCAATGCATTTACGATATCAGCGTGGGTTAATCCTGCAAGTTTTTCTAATGTTAGTGCAATTGTAGGTAAAAGACGTATGGGTGGTTACCTCTACGGGTATTTTCTATCACTTACTACCGATAAAGCAACTGGCGGACAAATTGTTTGTACTGTAAGCGATGGAACAATTAACGGAAATTCAACATCTGCCTCTAAAGTTGTAGCAAACACATGGCAAATGGTAACTGTTACATTTTTAGCCGGAAAGATTGACACTTATTACAATGGAGCTTTGCTTGGTTCAAAAACAGTAACAACTACTACAATTTTATCAGGAACCGAAAATTTGGGAATAGGCGCAAGTTCTGCAACTAATCCGCCATATTTCTTCGATGGTATGATTGACGAAGTCAAAATATACAATAAAGCTTTGACTGCTGAAGAAATTAAAGCAGAATATGACGCTGTTGCAGGAAAATAG
- a CDS encoding AraC family transcriptional regulator, protein MKVNKYSFPFPDKNFPFLINTNKILNRKHHVHPFVLEFHYVRSGKGFLYIKDRQYATKPKSLFIIHEHDVHTYLKKGNKIPQINITLLVFSKFLLDKYTWMRPLIKSIINCHKNFPHQLFLNEKEANDIELILHMIETEWKKKGDNNHEAIKALLVAFLIQLKRSMSKKKKNIGFIEEHNPIIDKVLDYIDKHFKEHITLSGISKQVKYSSYHISHLFKKFTGLSFKSSIANRRVLEAKRILETDNNKHIVAIASEVGFSNLFSFNRNFKRLTDTTPSLYRKFCMSIRK, encoded by the coding sequence ATGAAAGTAAATAAATATTCTTTCCCTTTCCCTGATAAAAATTTTCCTTTTCTTATTAATACAAATAAGATACTGAACAGAAAACACCATGTTCATCCTTTTGTTCTGGAATTCCATTATGTCCGTTCCGGCAAAGGATTTCTTTATATCAAAGACAGACAATATGCCACCAAACCCAAATCATTATTCATTATACACGAACATGATGTTCATACCTATCTAAAGAAGGGGAATAAAATACCTCAAATAAATATAACCCTTTTGGTTTTTTCCAAATTTTTATTAGATAAATATACTTGGATGCGACCTCTTATAAAAAGTATTATTAATTGCCATAAAAACTTTCCACACCAGTTGTTTCTTAACGAAAAAGAAGCAAATGATATAGAGTTAATTTTACATATGATTGAAACAGAGTGGAAAAAGAAAGGTGATAATAATCATGAAGCTATAAAAGCTTTACTTGTAGCATTTTTAATACAACTGAAAAGAAGCATGTCTAAAAAGAAAAAAAACATTGGTTTTATTGAAGAACACAATCCTATAATTGATAAAGTATTAGATTATATAGACAAACATTTTAAAGAACATATCACGCTTTCCGGCATATCAAAACAAGTTAAATATTCTTCTTATCATATAAGCCATTTGTTTAAGAAATTTACCGGATTAAGTTTCAAGTCATCTATCGCTAACAGGAGAGTGCTGGAAGCAAAACGTATTTTAGAGACAGATAATAATAAACATATAGTTGCTATTGCATCTGAAGTAGGTTTTTCAAATCTATTTAGCTTTAATCGTAATTTTAAACGTCTTACCGATACAACACCATCACTATATCGCAAATTCTGTATGTCAATTCGCAAATAA
- the leuS gene encoding leucine--tRNA ligase yields MSYDFKNIEKKWQKYWDEHHTFEVTEDNNFPEDKRLYILDMFPYPSGEGLHVGHPEGYIATDILTHYYKMKGYNILNPMGWDAFGLPAENYAIKTKTHPAITTAKNIGVFKKQIKSLGLAYDWSREINTTDPDYYKWTQWIFLKLFEKGLAYKKEAPINFCPSCLTGIANEEVKEGKCERCGTVVIRKNLPQWLLKITVYAERLLSDLELLDWPEDIKTMQQNWIGKSEGAYINFDIENFNDRIEVFTTRPDTIYGVTYMVLAPEHPLVDKITTSKQKKEIENYKHYTSTKSELERTSLIKDKTGAFTGSYVIHPLTKKKIPIWISDYILISYGTGAIMAVPGHDQRDLEFAQKYNLDIVQVVSPQKGVIFEKSNEAFIEEGFAVNSGKYDGLTTGEFIREIIKYFEENKIGKLGITYKLRDWIFSRQRYWGEPIPIVECKNCGHVPIPESDLPLKLPEVTSFSPTETGESPLANAKEWVKTTCPKCGGPALRETNTMPNWAGSCWYYLRYIDPKNKTSLCAMEKQKYWLPVDIYVGGKEHAVLHLLYARFWHKFLYDIGCVSTTEPFIKLRNQGLILGEDNQKMSKSRGNVVNPDDIVSEFGADTFRIYEMFMGPLEVSKPWNTNSIKGMRRFLERIFTLFTQTKIVKSSVIDDKLERLMHKSIQKVSADIESISSFNTAISQMMIFLNELENYEEIPEIVAINFIKLIAPFAPHIAEELWSILMSKNSIFNEPWPDWNDDKLQQKEVTIAVQVNGKLRGQVNVTTETSEKEIIEIAKSNEKIKKYISDRQIIKTIYVPKKILNILIGG; encoded by the coding sequence ATGTCTTATGATTTCAAAAATATAGAAAAAAAATGGCAAAAATACTGGGATGAACACCACACTTTTGAAGTTACAGAAGATAACAATTTCCCGGAAGACAAACGACTTTACATACTTGATATGTTCCCGTATCCATCCGGAGAAGGGCTACACGTAGGACACCCTGAAGGATATATTGCAACCGATATATTAACTCATTATTATAAAATGAAAGGATACAATATACTAAATCCCATGGGTTGGGATGCATTTGGCCTTCCTGCTGAAAATTACGCTATAAAAACAAAAACTCACCCTGCAATTACAACTGCTAAAAATATTGGGGTTTTTAAGAAACAAATAAAATCGCTGGGATTAGCTTATGACTGGTCAAGGGAAATCAACACAACCGATCCTGACTATTATAAATGGACTCAGTGGATTTTTTTAAAACTTTTTGAAAAAGGGCTTGCCTATAAAAAAGAAGCACCTATAAATTTCTGTCCTTCTTGCTTAACCGGAATTGCAAACGAAGAAGTTAAAGAAGGAAAGTGTGAACGGTGCGGTACTGTAGTTATCCGTAAAAACCTTCCACAATGGCTCCTTAAAATTACAGTTTATGCGGAACGGTTGCTTTCCGACCTTGAATTGCTTGACTGGCCTGAAGATATTAAAACTATGCAGCAAAACTGGATAGGCAAAAGTGAAGGTGCATATATAAATTTTGATATTGAAAACTTTAACGATAGAATTGAAGTTTTTACGACAAGACCCGATACAATTTATGGTGTTACATATATGGTGTTGGCGCCGGAACATCCGCTCGTAGATAAAATAACTACAAGCAAGCAAAAAAAAGAAATTGAAAACTATAAGCACTACACTTCAACAAAATCAGAACTTGAAAGAACATCTTTAATTAAAGATAAAACCGGAGCATTTACCGGTTCTTACGTAATTCATCCTTTAACAAAGAAGAAAATTCCAATCTGGATATCTGACTATATATTAATATCTTACGGTACCGGAGCTATAATGGCTGTTCCCGGACATGACCAGAGAGACTTAGAGTTTGCTCAAAAATATAATCTTGATATTGTTCAGGTAGTATCACCGCAAAAAGGAGTCATTTTTGAAAAATCAAATGAAGCTTTTATTGAAGAAGGGTTTGCTGTTAATTCCGGAAAGTATGACGGTCTAACTACAGGTGAATTCATACGTGAAATTATTAAATATTTCGAGGAAAACAAAATCGGCAAACTTGGTATAACATATAAACTACGTGATTGGATTTTTTCCCGCCAGCGATACTGGGGAGAACCGATTCCTATAGTTGAATGCAAAAATTGCGGTCATGTTCCGATACCGGAAAGTGACCTTCCCCTAAAACTACCTGAAGTAACGTCATTTTCACCTACTGAAACAGGAGAATCCCCGCTGGCAAATGCAAAAGAATGGGTAAAAACAACCTGCCCTAAATGTGGCGGTCCCGCACTGAGAGAAACCAATACAATGCCTAATTGGGCCGGTAGTTGCTGGTATTATTTGCGTTATATCGACCCTAAAAACAAAACAAGTCTTTGTGCTATGGAAAAACAAAAATACTGGTTACCGGTAGATATTTACGTTGGCGGTAAAGAACATGCAGTTTTACACTTGTTATATGCACGGTTTTGGCATAAATTTCTCTATGATATTGGATGTGTCTCAACGACCGAACCATTTATTAAGCTTAGAAATCAGGGATTAATACTCGGTGAAGATAACCAGAAAATGTCAAAATCAAGAGGTAATGTAGTAAATCCTGATGATATTGTTTCAGAATTTGGTGCAGACACATTTAGAATTTATGAGATGTTTATGGGTCCTCTTGAAGTTTCAAAACCATGGAATACAAATTCAATAAAAGGAATGCGCAGATTTTTAGAAAGGATTTTTACATTATTTACACAGACAAAAATTGTAAAATCATCTGTTATTGATGACAAGCTCGAAAGACTTATGCATAAAAGCATACAGAAAGTATCTGCTGACATTGAATCAATTTCATCTTTCAATACTGCTATTTCTCAGATGATGATATTTTTAAATGAACTTGAGAATTACGAAGAAATCCCGGAAATAGTAGCTATTAACTTCATAAAATTGATTGCTCCTTTTGCTCCTCACATTGCTGAAGAACTCTGGTCTATTCTCATGTCTAAAAACTCTATATTTAATGAACCTTGGCCTGATTGGAACGATGATAAACTACAGCAAAAAGAAGTCACTATCGCAGTTCAGGTAAACGGAAAACTACGCGGACAAGTAAATGTTACAACTGAAACCTCCGAAAAGGAAATAATAGAAATCGCCAAATCAAATGAAAAAATCAAAAAATATATTTCTGATAGGCAAATCATAAAAACCATTTATGTGCCGAAGAAAATATTAAATATATTAATAGGAGGTTAA